A genomic segment from Candidatus Aegiribacteria sp. encodes:
- a CDS encoding diguanylate cyclase encodes MNLLLIEDNLEDARFIRKTLKNITSNQFHIERAESLDAALKRISNEPFDVIISALDLPDSSCDEITFEICRNATNTPLIVLTVLDDQKLELNCIKAGAQEFLVKNKLDPENLSRAIRHSIERKHLDWQLRLARRRLRILHDTASKLVTCTMKMKAFKITIKAAELLLSTALYQIFQEQDGVLITVATSSELSERIGSETDLDFGLTGMTFAEGRTFQFESHDDKIPGSDTEYDVFRSGITIPIASEAVFQILSREPNAFTNDDTDMLEMLAGHLTGTIERITLERKLRNLAIHDSLTGVFNRNFFQIAISREKLRAERYNSRIGFLIVDIDNFKQINDLYGHQTGDRILKEVAAFLGNCIRETDFLIRYGGDEFLLILIETGQTALIVRERILENSQLAEITTNIIGTPVTLSIGNAHWDPNTGISIRETLVEADKQMYLHKRSK; translated from the coding sequence TGCCAGATTTATCCGGAAAACACTGAAGAACATAACTTCAAATCAATTCCACATCGAAAGGGCGGAATCCCTTGATGCCGCATTGAAACGGATATCAAATGAACCATTTGATGTAATCATATCTGCTCTTGATCTACCGGATAGTTCATGTGATGAGATAACCTTCGAAATATGCAGAAATGCCACAAATACTCCTTTGATAGTCCTCACTGTACTTGATGATCAAAAGCTGGAACTCAACTGTATTAAAGCAGGTGCACAGGAATTTCTCGTAAAGAACAAACTTGATCCGGAGAATCTTTCTCGAGCCATCCGACACTCCATAGAACGAAAACATCTTGATTGGCAGCTGCGTCTGGCCAGACGAAGACTGAGAATACTTCATGATACCGCTTCAAAACTTGTAACCTGTACAATGAAAATGAAAGCATTCAAGATTACGATAAAGGCAGCGGAATTGCTCTTGAGTACGGCCCTGTACCAGATATTCCAGGAACAGGATGGCGTTCTTATCACGGTAGCGACTTCTTCGGAACTGAGTGAAAGAATTGGAAGCGAGACAGATCTCGATTTTGGTCTTACCGGCATGACCTTTGCCGAAGGACGAACCTTTCAGTTTGAAAGCCATGATGATAAAATACCTGGCAGTGATACTGAGTATGATGTATTCAGATCCGGCATTACGATTCCGATAGCGTCAGAAGCAGTATTCCAGATACTCTCGAGAGAACCGAATGCGTTCACCAATGACGACACGGATATGCTTGAGATGCTTGCTGGTCATCTTACGGGAACCATTGAGAGAATCACTCTTGAGCGGAAGCTGAGAAATCTGGCTATTCATGATTCTCTTACAGGAGTATTCAACAGGAACTTCTTCCAGATAGCCATAAGCCGTGAAAAGCTGCGCGCTGAAAGATACAACAGCAGGATTGGATTCCTGATTGTTGACATAGACAATTTCAAACAGATAAATGATCTCTACGGACATCAAACAGGTGACAGAATCCTGAAGGAAGTTGCTGCTTTTCTGGGTAATTGCATCAGAGAAACAGATTTCCTGATTCGATACGGGGGAGATGAATTTCTTCTTATTCTGATAGAGACAGGACAGACTGCACTAATAGTACGGGAGAGAATCCTGGAAAATTCACAACTGGCAGAGATAACTACAAATATAATCGGCACCCCTGTTACACTTTCTATCGGGAATGCTCACTGGGATCCGAACACAGGTATATCAATCCGTGAAACCCTGGTTGAAGCGGATAAACAGATGTATCTCCACAAAAGAAGCAAATAA
- a CDS encoding GNAT family acetyltransferase: MNDLTIRVFGNMDRDTVIDLWIECGLTVPGNNPVKDIERKMADSPDLFFVGEINGELVASCMSGYDGHRGWIYYLAVKPSLRKRSIARNMMKHAEEALEKLGCPKIDLMVRKNNEEVISFYRRIGYSEDSVVVLSRRLYED; the protein is encoded by the coding sequence ATGAATGATCTGACGATACGAGTATTCGGAAATATGGATCGGGACACTGTAATCGATCTTTGGATTGAGTGTGGATTGACTGTTCCCGGGAACAATCCTGTAAAAGATATTGAGAGGAAAATGGCGGATTCCCCGGACCTGTTCTTCGTCGGTGAGATCAACGGGGAATTAGTCGCGAGCTGCATGTCCGGATACGATGGGCACAGAGGGTGGATCTACTACCTTGCGGTGAAGCCGTCACTCAGGAAACGGTCCATCGCGCGGAATATGATGAAGCATGCTGAAGAAGCACTGGAAAAACTTGGATGTCCCAAGATTGATTTAATGGTCAGAAAAAACAATGAGGAAGTGATATCATTCTACAGGAGGATCGGGTACAGCGAAGATTCGGTTGTTGTCCTCAGCAGACGTTTATACGAGGACTAG
- the mazG gene encoding nucleoside triphosphate pyrophosphohydrolase — protein MVDPAGKFIQAMGEFIDIVSTLRSPEGCNWDRKQTVESLCPYMLEEAYEVADAIEKNDMDLLKAELGDLLLHVVMSAMICEDGGKFSLEDVVKGISMKLVRRHPHVFGKNKNELSAEEVEKQWETIKASEKKEEGFFHSIPSGMPALQTAWRIQQRASEVGFDWSDTAGAKSKIFEEFEEFEAAMETEDINAQKKEFGDILFSIVNYCRLIGFEPEAVLRVSNTKFIKRFTQMEKILAESGSSLAESDIDMMENAWQKAKLL, from the coding sequence ATGGTTGATCCTGCTGGCAAATTCATTCAAGCGATGGGTGAATTCATTGATATCGTCAGTACATTAAGGAGCCCTGAGGGGTGCAACTGGGATCGAAAACAGACAGTGGAATCTCTCTGCCCCTACATGCTTGAAGAAGCATATGAGGTTGCCGACGCAATTGAAAAGAATGATATGGATCTTCTGAAAGCAGAACTCGGAGATCTGCTGCTGCACGTAGTTATGTCTGCGATGATCTGTGAGGATGGGGGGAAGTTCTCTCTGGAGGATGTTGTGAAGGGTATTTCCATGAAACTTGTAAGAAGACATCCCCATGTATTCGGCAAAAACAAGAATGAACTTTCAGCGGAAGAAGTTGAAAAACAGTGGGAGACAATTAAGGCATCAGAGAAGAAGGAAGAAGGTTTCTTCCATTCTATTCCATCGGGAATGCCTGCCCTTCAGACAGCCTGGAGAATACAGCAGAGAGCATCAGAGGTTGGTTTTGACTGGTCTGATACAGCCGGAGCTAAAAGCAAGATCTTCGAAGAATTCGAAGAATTTGAGGCTGCAATGGAAACCGAAGATATAAATGCTCAGAAAAAAGAGTTCGGAGATATTCTATTCAGCATAGTGAACTATTGCAGATTGATTGGTTTCGAACCGGAAGCCGTTCTAAGAGTGAGCAACACAAAATTCATTAAAAGGTTTACTCAGATGGAGAAAATTCTGGCAGAATCAGGCAGTTCCCTGGCTGAGTCTGATATTGATATGATGGAAAACGCATGGCAGAAAGCCAAACTTCTGTAG
- a CDS encoding tetratricopeptide repeat protein: MYIILILSLFSQSMDIDELSAQLHLETGNAYLSQRLLGQAEEEFLLVLELSEDCYPALLGLGKVHLERSSWNRSEEYYRQYIEACPEDYRGYYELSNLLLMINSPERALIMADSAFLRAPTNPEIWLLSGRAGLGAGDTASAEMWFIKNLQTPGLIGVESLVLLASVYRNTSRRAEARELLLPLAASGYAPAYWGLAQVYLAWNDYMRAGDAINNYLILSPDGPYADSAFMVLEVLGESGDYMY, translated from the coding sequence ATGTACATTATTCTGATTCTGAGTCTGTTCTCGCAATCCATGGATATCGATGAACTGTCTGCACAGCTTCATCTTGAAACAGGCAACGCTTACCTCAGTCAGAGGTTGCTCGGACAGGCTGAAGAGGAATTCCTTCTAGTACTGGAGCTCAGCGAAGACTGTTATCCGGCTCTTCTTGGCCTTGGGAAGGTTCATCTCGAACGATCCTCATGGAACAGATCAGAAGAATATTACAGGCAATATATTGAAGCCTGCCCTGAGGATTACCGTGGTTATTATGAACTTTCAAACCTCCTGCTCATGATCAACTCTCCGGAACGCGCTTTAATTATGGCTGACAGCGCATTTCTCAGGGCACCAACCAATCCTGAGATATGGTTGCTCAGCGGAAGGGCAGGGCTCGGTGCCGGAGACACAGCATCCGCTGAAATGTGGTTCATTAAGAATCTGCAGACTCCAGGATTAATCGGAGTAGAGTCACTTGTTCTGCTGGCGTCCGTTTACAGGAACACTTCGCGTAGAGCGGAAGCCAGGGAGCTTCTTCTCCCTTTAGCAGCTTCAGGATATGCTCCAGCTTACTGGGGTCTGGCTCAGGTCTATCTGGCCTGGAATGATTACATGCGAGCAGGAGATGCAATAAATAATTATCTGATCCTGTCACCAGATGGGCCGTATGCTGACTCAGCATTCATGGTCCTTGAAGTACTGGGGGAATCCGGTGACTATATGTATTGA
- a CDS encoding YaiI/YqxD family protein — MLDIFVDADACPVKKEIFRVAKRYGLKVILVSNSWMRTPESSWLELIVVDKGADVVDNWIVEHAGSDDIVISGDIPLASRCLKQGALVLGNTGLPFDEDNIGDVLSIRDLLHDLREQGMMTGGPRPFAKKDRSRFLQALDEMIVKIRRRRGIN, encoded by the coding sequence TTGCTTGACATCTTTGTCGATGCTGATGCATGCCCTGTCAAAAAGGAAATATTCCGGGTCGCAAAACGATATGGTTTGAAGGTCATTCTCGTTTCGAACTCATGGATGCGTACTCCTGAATCAAGCTGGCTGGAATTGATTGTTGTGGATAAAGGGGCAGATGTGGTTGATAACTGGATCGTTGAACATGCAGGCAGCGATGACATCGTTATTTCGGGTGACATACCTCTCGCCTCGAGGTGTCTGAAGCAGGGAGCGCTGGTCCTGGGGAACACAGGACTTCCTTTCGATGAGGACAACATCGGGGATGTTCTGTCTATCCGGGATCTCCTGCATGATCTCAGGGAACAGGGAATGATGACCGGGGGACCCAGGCCTTTCGCGAAAAAGGACCGTTCAAGATTCCTGCAGGCATTGGATGAAATGATAGTGAAAATCCGCCGCAGGAGAGGCATCAACTAA
- a CDS encoding DUF4282 domain-containing protein, translated as MEKKGFFGSLFDFSFESFVFPKVISFIYAVIVVLMAIGYLGLIVFAFGQGSTAGVGAIILGPVVLILYLIMVRAWMEIAIVMFRIYDNTDKIVEMKKQNN; from the coding sequence ATGGAAAAGAAAGGCTTCTTCGGTTCTCTGTTCGATTTCTCTTTCGAGAGTTTCGTTTTTCCGAAAGTAATTAGCTTCATCTACGCGGTCATTGTTGTGCTTATGGCAATCGGCTATCTGGGTTTAATCGTTTTCGCCTTTGGACAGGGATCAACAGCAGGAGTGGGTGCTATCATTCTGGGTCCTGTTGTCCTGATCCTTTATCTGATCATGGTTCGCGCCTGGATGGAAATTGCTATTGTCATGTTCAGAATTTACGATAATACAGACAAGATCGTGGAGATGAAGAAGCAGAATAACTGA
- a CDS encoding flippase-like domain-containing protein, with product MKKIIFNIIGLILTAAALYYLVDSFLKGAAEAGGFENLLSFNPALFILSFLLMILHLMAAAWSWMLVCGVAGARISFRQAFNIHFLAQVGKYIPGKVWGAVGKIGLSKKIGIPAARTGHALILESLFIIAGCLLVSLPVIPLAAEKIGMGTTLSVLIVLAVSGVVIFTAHPGAFRKMLKIITSLTGKDIDIQDPGFASVLKLLPVYLLVFLLQGIAFVFLARSFGMDLPFFPGAFLLPTAVGIGFLAVFSPGGLGIREISLVWLIGIVVTSGEPGQASLVSIAARLWITLGEALAFVAALIWWSGNKKMRKQ from the coding sequence GTGAAGAAAATCATCTTTAATATTATCGGGCTTATCCTTACGGCTGCCGCTCTCTATTACCTTGTAGATTCTTTCCTCAAAGGAGCTGCTGAGGCTGGAGGATTCGAGAATCTTCTCTCCTTCAATCCAGCTCTGTTCATCCTCTCATTTCTGTTGATGATACTGCATCTGATGGCTGCGGCATGGTCATGGATGCTTGTCTGTGGTGTAGCGGGAGCCAGAATTTCATTCAGGCAGGCATTCAATATCCATTTTCTTGCTCAGGTTGGGAAATACATCCCTGGAAAGGTCTGGGGAGCCGTGGGAAAGATCGGATTATCAAAGAAAATAGGTATACCCGCCGCCAGAACAGGTCATGCACTTATTCTCGAGAGCCTTTTCATTATAGCAGGCTGTCTCCTTGTATCTCTTCCTGTTATTCCTCTCGCTGCGGAGAAGATCGGGATGGGAACAACACTTAGTGTCCTGATTGTCCTGGCTGTATCGGGAGTGGTCATATTCACAGCGCATCCCGGAGCATTCCGAAAAATGTTGAAAATTATCACATCTCTTACAGGGAAGGATATTGACATACAGGACCCCGGATTTGCCAGCGTTCTGAAACTTCTGCCTGTCTATCTGCTTGTCTTCCTGCTTCAGGGGATTGCATTTGTCTTCCTGGCAAGAAGTTTCGGGATGGATCTGCCATTTTTCCCAGGAGCTTTTCTCCTGCCCACCGCTGTCGGGATAGGATTTCTTGCGGTGTTCTCTCCCGGAGGGCTTGGTATCAGGGAAATTTCTCTGGTCTGGCTTATCGGGATTGTTGTCACGTCCGGAGAACCCGGACAGGCATCTCTTGTATCGATTGCAGCCAGACTATGGATCACACTTGGTGAAGCTCTGGCGTTCGTTGCAGCCTTGATCTGGTGGAGCGGCAACAAAAAGATGAGGAAGCAATAG
- the hflX gene encoding GTPase HflX codes for MHRTSLERVLLARLYTGSEPKAVGSPQEMISLVKSAGGTVIEEISQRRNSPDPKLFFGKGKTAEIKEVSEREGISTIVFDHNLTPGQVTRLEEITNCKVIDRTELILAIFAGQARSKEAKLQIELAQLKYALPRLTGMWHHFSRLGAGIGTRGPGETQLEIDRRRARSRISLLEEKISEVESRWKVVSARRRKMFNITIVGYTNAGKSTLLNTLCDSGVYTADKPFATLDTTSRRLKLPDGSDVLISDTVGFIERLPESLIASFHTTLDVARKADLLLVAIDRSSNFRIRHFETVRKTLDRIGVDASVPRLTVWTKCDAVDDYSRPKTGVAVSAFENEGFHDLLQSIIHHRDQSLDWFELVLEQNHDSIIHWLYNNCVVRNVIEGSDGSVNVLGGTLRGYNSVVGKLKISNKLRSFSRLAAPPL; via the coding sequence ATGCATAGAACCAGCCTTGAAAGGGTTCTTCTAGCTCGATTGTATACAGGGAGCGAGCCCAAAGCAGTAGGTTCTCCTCAGGAGATGATCTCTCTGGTTAAATCCGCTGGCGGCACAGTTATAGAGGAGATATCGCAGAGGAGGAACTCCCCCGATCCAAAACTGTTCTTCGGTAAAGGTAAAACTGCAGAAATAAAAGAAGTATCTGAGCGCGAAGGCATTTCTACCATCGTATTCGACCACAATCTCACTCCAGGCCAGGTAACTCGACTTGAGGAGATAACTAATTGCAAGGTTATTGATCGAACTGAACTGATTCTCGCCATCTTTGCCGGACAGGCTCGATCAAAGGAAGCGAAGCTTCAGATCGAACTTGCTCAGCTGAAGTATGCCCTTCCGAGACTTACAGGCATGTGGCACCACTTCTCCAGACTTGGAGCAGGAATCGGAACAAGAGGTCCAGGAGAAACACAGCTTGAGATAGATCGTAGAAGAGCCAGATCCAGAATATCCCTGCTGGAGGAAAAGATTTCAGAGGTAGAATCCCGCTGGAAAGTTGTCTCGGCAAGACGACGGAAAATGTTTAATATTACCATTGTCGGTTATACGAATGCTGGGAAAAGCACACTGCTCAATACACTTTGCGATTCAGGTGTGTACACTGCAGATAAACCTTTCGCTACTCTCGATACTACATCCAGACGACTTAAATTGCCTGATGGATCAGATGTGCTTATCTCTGATACCGTTGGCTTTATAGAAAGGCTTCCCGAATCTCTTATAGCCAGTTTTCATACAACTCTGGATGTGGCAAGGAAAGCTGACCTGCTGCTTGTAGCAATTGACAGGTCCAGCAATTTCAGAATCAGGCATTTTGAAACGGTCAGGAAAACTCTTGATCGAATTGGAGTTGATGCTTCAGTACCTAGATTGACTGTTTGGACAAAATGTGATGCGGTAGATGACTATAGCAGACCCAAAACAGGAGTAGCAGTATCCGCATTTGAAAATGAAGGATTCCATGATCTCCTTCAGAGTATCATCCATCATAGAGATCAATCACTGGATTGGTTTGAACTTGTTCTTGAACAGAATCATGATAGTATCATCCACTGGCTTTACAATAACTGTGTTGTGAGAAATGTTATTGAAGGTTCAGACGGTTCTGTGAATGTTCTTGGTGGAACCCTGAGGGGGTATAATTCAGTCGTTGGCAAGCTGAAGATATCTAATAAGCTCCGAAGCTTTTCTCGACTTGCGGCACCACCATTATAA
- the lpdA gene encoding dihydrolipoyl dehydrogenase: protein MSTYDLVIIGGGPAGYVPAIRAAQLGQRVAVVEEEDLGGTCLNRGCIPTKTLVASTSLLRHAASAKRYGLEGELSFSWEKLVRRKDLVVKRLRKGVEAHFSNLGIDIIREHGSIKGPNEVLAGNTLLRTSGILLSPGSAPLKPGPFAIDGVQTSRDVLAWDSLPESLIIVGGGVIGCEFASIFSSLGVKISIVEMLPSILPGIDEDVTQVVFKSLQRSGVTILTGNPVEGIEAEENQITAALSDSTEISAERLLVSIGRKPKLEGLGLFDAGVELTSSGILTDEKQMTNLPGVYAAGDATGKWQLAHAGSAQGLTAVEHLFGKGERSVNPDMMPGCIFTNPEIAIVGPSLEEWERRGIPVKTSISRYMANGKAVSMNGTDGFLKVIARESDDTVVGIQIVGADASSLVGEAVIAVNLGVSASSLGMMIHPHPTLTEMFMEAGEAFGEGAIHG, encoded by the coding sequence ATGAGTACATACGATCTTGTCATTATCGGGGGAGGACCAGCGGGCTATGTCCCAGCAATCAGGGCAGCGCAGCTTGGACAGCGAGTAGCAGTTGTTGAAGAAGAAGATCTTGGCGGAACATGCCTTAACAGGGGATGCATACCCACGAAAACTCTTGTAGCGAGTACATCTTTGCTTCGCCACGCAGCTTCAGCAAAACGATATGGACTTGAGGGGGAACTTTCATTCTCATGGGAAAAACTTGTCCGGAGGAAAGATCTCGTAGTGAAGCGACTCAGAAAAGGAGTTGAAGCACATTTCAGCAATCTGGGAATTGATATCATCAGAGAGCATGGCTCCATTAAGGGACCGAATGAGGTTCTTGCAGGAAACACTCTTCTCAGGACTTCCGGCATTCTGCTCTCTCCCGGATCAGCTCCGCTTAAACCAGGCCCTTTTGCGATAGACGGAGTTCAAACCAGCCGGGATGTTCTTGCCTGGGATTCACTTCCGGAGAGCCTGATAATCGTTGGCGGAGGCGTAATCGGTTGTGAGTTCGCATCTATCTTTTCCAGTCTTGGAGTAAAAATATCGATTGTTGAAATGCTGCCCTCCATTCTGCCGGGTATTGATGAAGATGTGACGCAGGTGGTATTCAAATCCCTCCAGCGCTCGGGAGTGACAATACTGACAGGAAATCCCGTTGAAGGGATTGAAGCGGAAGAAAACCAGATAACTGCTGCTCTTTCGGATAGCACTGAGATATCAGCGGAACGTCTTCTGGTGTCCATCGGAAGAAAACCGAAGCTTGAAGGACTCGGGCTTTTCGATGCAGGAGTCGAATTAACTTCTTCCGGAATATTAACGGATGAGAAACAGATGACAAATCTTCCAGGAGTGTACGCAGCCGGTGATGCTACTGGTAAATGGCAACTTGCTCATGCTGGATCTGCTCAGGGTTTGACAGCGGTCGAACACCTTTTCGGGAAAGGAGAACGTTCTGTCAATCCCGATATGATGCCGGGTTGTATTTTCACTAATCCGGAGATCGCTATAGTAGGACCATCCCTGGAAGAATGGGAAAGAAGAGGAATTCCTGTAAAGACCAGTATCTCCAGGTACATGGCTAATGGCAAGGCCGTCAGTATGAACGGAACAGATGGTTTCTTAAAGGTTATTGCCCGTGAATCTGACGATACTGTAGTAGGCATCCAGATTGTGGGAGCCGATGCCAGCAGTCTTGTTGGTGAAGCTGTTATTGCAGTAAATCTAGGCGTGAGCGCTTCATCCCTGGGCATGATGATTCATCCTCACCCTACTCTCACTGAGATGTTTATGGAAGCAGGAGAGGCTTTTGGTGAGGGGGCAATTCATGGTTGA